A genome region from Brachymonas denitrificans includes the following:
- a CDS encoding rubredoxin, with the protein MKTWMCLICGWIYDEEAGDPEHGIAPGTRWEDVPVDWTCPECGAGKADFQMAQF; encoded by the coding sequence ATGAAGACCTGGATGTGCCTGATCTGCGGCTGGATCTACGACGAAGAGGCCGGCGACCCCGAACATGGCATTGCCCCCGGCACCCGCTGGGAAGACGTGCCCGTCGACTGGACCTGTCCGGAATGCGGCGCCGGCAAGGCCGATTTCCAGATGGCGCAGTTCTGA